In Paenibacillus sp. FSL M7-0420, a single genomic region encodes these proteins:
- a CDS encoding toxic anion resistance protein, producing MSTQLIELRKEDEQKVVQEASQLIEQVAKTDTVALDSLMDDIGKLGVKTQEKAGQTLKLLDRPVNDLMSGKRVEVPNMIMKLRGECETLQQSKNVSFFGKMLRKSPLKNYVYKYQSVRTNIDAIITGLRDGRDTLEESIVNMRQLKRTSMEEIYNLQTKIAFGNKLKELFEVEIAKPENEFRKAYLERGLRKVMVRIQSMTEMILLYNQAIAATDIINDNNDKLIDSVNNAIDKTSNLITVSAMIAMSLADQENVINAVEATNKTIEDQFKENARLLRTTTEKTTELLSKPSMSLEAVNQAIGDLLSALDTSEQSNRRIIESCQDYTSKMTTINTQLNNRLGLNEGSQPQALKQAENGLSSFLN from the coding sequence ATGTCCACGCAGTTAATTGAGCTTAGAAAAGAAGATGAGCAGAAGGTAGTCCAGGAGGCTTCCCAGTTAATTGAGCAGGTAGCCAAGACTGACACGGTGGCACTGGATTCCCTGATGGATGATATCGGGAAGCTTGGGGTCAAGACGCAGGAGAAGGCAGGCCAGACGCTGAAGCTGCTGGACCGCCCCGTCAATGACCTGATGAGCGGCAAGCGGGTGGAAGTGCCCAATATGATTATGAAGCTGCGGGGTGAGTGTGAGACACTCCAGCAGAGCAAGAATGTCAGCTTCTTCGGCAAAATGCTGCGCAAAAGCCCGCTTAAGAATTATGTCTACAAATATCAGTCGGTCCGCACCAACATTGATGCCATTATCACCGGTCTGCGTGACGGCCGGGATACGCTGGAGGAGAGCATCGTCAACATGCGCCAGCTGAAGCGCACCTCTATGGAGGAGATCTATAACCTCCAGACCAAGATCGCCTTCGGCAACAAGCTGAAGGAGCTGTTCGAGGTGGAGATCGCCAAGCCCGAGAATGAGTTCCGCAAAGCGTATCTGGAGCGCGGGCTGCGCAAGGTCATGGTGCGGATTCAGTCCATGACCGAGATGATTCTGCTCTACAATCAGGCGATAGCGGCAACGGATATCATCAATGACAATAATGACAAGCTGATTGATTCCGTAAACAACGCGATCGATAAGACCTCTAATCTGATCACCGTCTCGGCGATGATTGCCATGTCCCTGGCCGATCAGGAGAATGTCATCAATGCGGTCGAAGCCACCAACAAGACCATTGAGGATCAGTTCAAGGAGAATGCACGGCTGCTGCGCACGACGACCGAGAAGACAACGGAGCTGCTCTCCAAGCCGTCCATGTCGCTGGAAGCCGTGAATCAGGCTATTGGCGACCTGCTCAGCGCCCTGGATACCTCAGAGCAGTCCAACCGTCGGATCATCGAGAGCTGTCAGGATTATACGTCCAAAATGACCACCATCAACACCCAGCTGAACAACCGGCTCGGGCTGAATGAGGGTTCACAGCCGCAGGCGTTGAAGCAGGCGGAGAACGGGCTGAGCAGCTTTTTGAATTAA